Genomic segment of Apium graveolens cultivar Ventura chromosome 7, ASM990537v1, whole genome shotgun sequence:
AGGAGCATATTGCTAAACTGGATACTGTCATCAATGATCCAATCTTTGAGGGAAGCCCGCAAGAACCTTCAATTCAAAGTATTGAAGAAGCTTCTAAACCTCTAGTCCCACAAGAACCAACAATTCAAAGTACTGTTGCAGACTTAGCATGACATGAGTTCAATTCCCGACAAGCAGTGTATTCCTAACACAAGGTCAATTCTTGATGAAGCTATTCCTGATTCTGCAATTCCTGATGCACTGGTAACTGCTAAAGACAATATTGAAGCCATCTTGGTCACTCTTTTGTCTGTTATACCTATGGAATCACATTATAGAGGTACATTACTTTCTTAATCTACTTTATCTGATAGCATGATTTTAATAGACCTATTTATAATGATATCTCTATTTATATGACTACAGACCACTCTTCTTTGCCCCCTCTTATTTATTGTATTGCTAGTGAGTTGAGCCCTTCTGGTGAGATTGTGAGAAAAGATCAAGAGAAAAACAGAGATATTGAgaggcagtctcctgtactggcaaaaggagaggtagataaAAGTGATAAAAGTGAGCTAAATATTACTATTAACAGTAATATATGTGTGACAAGTGATGTGATCACtttaaaagaaaagagagatttaggtattcttagtttttttattttaggTTCATCACAGGATACCGGGCCTTTTAAATCTAATCCTGATTTGAAGCTTAAAGGCTTAGGTTCCTGACATACTTCCTGATGTTCTTGAAGTCAACAATAGTGATTctgatgacagtgatgataatCCTGATGATGCTGCACTCAAAGCTGCACTGAAAGCATCTAAATTGTCTAGCTTTGGGTCTTCATCTGGTCATGCTCCTTTGGATGGTCTTAGATCACTTGAATGGAATTATACATGAAATTTGCCACATGAAAGTATTTCTTTTGAGGCTGCAAACTCATTTGATAACCATGTTGTTAACTTGGTCTCAAATCCTGACATCAAGAATTCTATTAAGGCCACTACTGTATTGATCAAGGGCATGAATTCTTCTATCCATTCACTAGAGGGATCAAATGCTGATCTGAAAGAGGAAGTTGCAGATCTTTCAGTCTCTATCAAAGGCACAAATGAGAGCAATAGTTTAGTCAAAAGGATGTTCAGCATAGAGTCTAAGCAGGAGTTTATGACAGAGAGATTGGATATCATTGAAGCACAACAACAAGCAATAAATCTCAAATTGGATGTTATTCTCTCTATTCTACAAAGTCtagatgccaaaagggggagataATAGTACCCAAAACAAAATGTGCACCTGAATCAATTTTGAGGAAAAATGTCAATCCTGATAATGATGGTGATAAACAAGCAAAGAAGACCTCTGATGTTGTTGTAGTTTAGTCTAGAGCTGGTAttcaaacacaaactcaaactaCCAGTCAACTCATGTCTCCAAGGATGGTGCTAAGATAGTGAAGACCAAAACAATTACTCAttctcaaatcctgatggaaaagAAATAGCCAGGATCTGCAATTCCTGACAGAGATGAGGTGATAATTGATAACCCTGAAGATGCACATAAATTTTACAAAATTTTTAGAACAAAGTCTGGTGCTAGCATTACTCTTTATCACAAAGATAGAAGAGTGGAAGAAATATTTGAAAGAAGAGCACTCACCCATCTAGCTGATGAATTTCCAGATATGTCACAGGAAGAGATGCTCAGACAACAAGAAGAAATTCTGAATCAGCTACAAGCATCTAATCAAGGATCTTCTAGAGAAAAAAGAAAGACTAAAGGTGGAAAGAGAGGTAGTAGAAAAGTTGCTAAGAAAGATGTTCAAACCATTTTTCCCTCTCAAAGAAGGACAAGGTCTAGTGGTATCAGGATTGAGGAAATTTTTGAGACTCGGGTTCCTAAACTTTTAATTGATCCCCAATTCTCAATCGTGAACCTAGATGGAATACTATCAAGTTGGTAAATGATGATGTTGATGCTGAAAGTGAAGATGCCGATATGCCTGTATTGAGGAGATCAAGACAGCTACAGACTGAAGTTGTTCATGTCAACCTAAATTCAAATCCTGACAACAAAGTATATGTCCCTGACATCAATCCTGACACTACTCATCATGACAGTGCAAATCCTGATCCTGACAGGGAGTCTATTCGTGATAGAGTTGTTAATGAAGAATCAGATATCTTGGATCATTTTGATATTCAAATTCTATCTGCATATATTGACTCCCACAATGTTGAGATTGATGAAGAAGATAGGGGGCAGAAGGAAAAATCAGGATAGTTGTTGATAGAGCTAATCGTGAATTTAAAAACATGCTTAGGAGATCTGGCAGAAATTGATGGAGGAATATTGATAGGAGGGAGTtgaaaaaaagagaagaaaaaagagCTCAAATTTTTCCTAAGATCAAGAACAAGTATAAATGGGAGAAAGTTGTTGATCTTAAATGTAATGATGAGATGAATTTTGTTCCTGGAGGTATAAGGGAGGAAGGTTTACCTGATTCTCATAGTATGGGAGATAAAAAATCTTGGTTGGTGCAAGCATATCTCATAAACTGTCTGAACCTTATACAAGAGCAGGGATTGGGCATCATGAGACTCAATTGGTGAACTTAAAGCTGGTAAATTTCACTCTTGCTGATAGTCCTGGTCATGAAGTCACAGTTGATCACTTGGACAGACTTGAAGCAGTGAAAATTATACTTGACaaacatgatggctcagaacccaAATAAAAGATTCTACTTGTACTGCAAGGTGATCAAGTTAAGCAGTGAAAATTATACTTGACaaacatgatggctcagaacccaAACAAAAGATTATACTCTTACTACAAGGtgatcaagttcaagttctttcacttgatgaactgTTGATCATAATAACCAAGGAACTGAAATATATTCATTACttgctaagagttgaagatgaagCTTCTAGAGAATGGTCTAACATGATTCTTGCTACTATCAGGAAAAGGATACTTGATAATGGTTCTCATTATTTTGGATCTTATGTTCCCACTTACATGAATTTCAGAATTCAAGAAGTCGACATGAATACAGGAGTAGCTATAATTGAGAACATCCTCACTCAGAGACATATAACCATGAATCCTGACGGTCCAAAATCTTTTTATGTATCACTGGATGAGCTGATGATTGAAAGAAATCCAATCAGAAACTTAAGAGTTGCTATATACCAATTATCTGAAGAAACTGAGTATGAGATGAACTTGAAGATCAGGCTAGAGCAGATATTGTTGAAGAAGATTGATGAGAGAGTAAAAGCCTTTGTTCAAAGGTATTGCAGAGTTTATCAAGAAATTTGACGATATGCTTGTGTAACTAAGTATGCTCTATAATTCCTGTACTCTacattttgtgtttttgatttttgGCACTAGATTATACTATTAGAATTTATGTttattctgcaaagcataaattgggggagattgttggaaaTTATCTATGTCCGAAATCAGGATCTGCTTTGGAGTCAGGATTTGACAGAGTCGTCGGGATGAGAAGCTAGTCAGGATCTGTTTGACAGTCAGAATTTGTCAAGCGTCAGGATCTGATGCAGTCAGGATATGCATAAGGATATGATGACTGTCTAGATATGACCGGATAAGTCACAACTACAGGATAAATCAGAATCTACTGATTTATAGGATCATAgttgttgatttagatatgtatagaaactaGATAATTTATAcggtaacatatcttgtaattgatagggAATGATTGTGTACGtatgtgatatataaacacatattaggATATCACTTTGTGGTGTGCTTAACTCGAGTATTATTCATAACCTAGCAGCTTTTAaaaatattgttcttgagagagttttgttaCAGTTTATTAATGATCAATATAAGTTGTTATCTGTTCATTTCTATCATTACTTTACTTCTATGATAAATCGATTTGTTAgttaattgtatccaacccccctaaATAACTAACTTTATCAGGCAACAATAACATAATACATGTGGCGTGTAATATTATTATTGTACGTATATATTtctaaattaagaaaataaagaattaAATTATTATTAAGTTAAACAATAACTATTGTCAACGTTATATTCGTCATGTCTATTTCTTATTAATATTTTTCATAGTGACTAACTAAAACAACATGCctttttttgttaattttgaGCCATGTACATTCTATATGTCAATAACTAGGtcaagattttgaaaaaaaaaaatttgcaaaGAAAAAGATATTTTCATGATTAAATATTCTACACTCTCTTTGTAatttcaaaaatacaaaaaaaactATTAAATTAGAATAAAAAAATGTGTGTTCAAAACAAAATTTTATAAGATATATTAAACTGAAACATAAAGTTATAACAATTAATATGCTAAATGAAATACTAAATATGTGGACAACTCGgggatatttttaaaaattatgatgtatatttttttcaataatattttgatatatatGCGTGTGCATAAATATTATATTCAATTTAAAGATTATCACTTtattaattacataattaaataaaatacacAAATTTCTAAAAGAATATCGAATGCAGTAAATTTGAGTTaaaatttagatcttcaaaaTTATATAATTCTTGAGTTAGTTACAAAATATTATTAGATCAATATACGATAaacccaatatatatatatatatatatatatataattttgtacTTGAGTTTAGCCTGGCCCAAGGTTATTACAGATAAACGAGTGTTAATTCATAAATTTGCAAAAAAAATAGTATTTATCAAATTGTAATAAAAAAGCATTGAAATATTTTTACATATTTAAAATTATTGAATGCATTTTATCATATAgatacttattcaaattttattctATATATTCTAATAAAACATTTGATTTATGAGAATCAAATGTGATGTTATGAAATTAttgtaaaaatattaaaaaaagtaaaaataaatatttttttaacattttccaattataaattatatatatatctatactatattataatagatgaaatattaaaagtttgttATTCAGTCGGttggtacttgctgaaattacttagtTACCCTTAATTAATTATTCCATGTCTAATTGGTCAGTCGATTGGTCAATTACAATTCTTGTTGAGACTAGAGTCAACTTCCTATATCAATTTAAATTCTATTTCATATCCAACTCTATATTATTATTGGTTGATATTTAAGTGAGTTTCTTCTAccaattttaaattctaattcatatttagttatatattattctaattgatatttcGGACTATGTCTAATTGGTAAGTTAGTCGATTAGTCAATTTCAATTCTTATCCAGATTGGAGTCAATTTTTATATCAATTTAAATTCTATTTCATATTCAATTCTATATTATTATTAGTTGATATTAAAGTCAATCTTTTCTAccaattttaaattctaattcatattTAGTTATATATTATTCTATTTGACATTTCATactaaaataaatttaagaaaactaaatataattagttgaatttattTGATATAATATGCATCGGGttaagaaaaaataataaatactactcatctgtctaaaaaattatactattgaactAGGATAACAAAATAATGCATATTAGTCATCCaagataattaaaatataattcaaccaactaaaataaaattatatatattaattattatggctcaaacaaaattattttattaatctagacataaaaaattaaaattaaaataaatttaattagttgaatttggtcGTAGTAATGGACTtcaggctaaaataaaatatagtaaACCACTGATacgaaataaattaaattaatatcaTATTAAGCATAATTCGTATCTTATTAATATGAACCAAAAATTAGCTTTTAACTAAacataattataattatttttaaaacacaCATAAAATGATCAATAAATTATATCATTCATCAGTACTATTGTATTTTTCAAATAACTCTTATAGTTTATCGATTAAGTAATAAActctttaaaataatatttttattaaagtTCCAACATAATAGAAATATTGTATTTTATtctcaaaaaattataaaatcattataatatttttaaagttatatgaacatatacgtgtattcatataattatcatgaaatcatatcatttaaaaGGGTAGAAATAAAAAATTTAATGAACAAATTTAgaaaattcaattaaaaatattttatttaaaaaattatataaggaattttaaaaaaaatgtgcagccgtgcatcgcacgggttttaaacTAGTAGAAAGAATGCCCAAAATACACTATTTTCCGGCTGCAACTGCCCACAATGCCTAATGACGGTACGTTCCACCCAAAATACCCACTGAATACGCATTCAGGACATGCGTattccattttttttaaaaaaaataaaggaTAGACATTATGTACATGCgtattcttttaaaaaaaattaatcaatACGCATTCCAAGAATGCATTTCCACTAAAAGACAAAAGTGAATACGCATTCCCGTAATGCGtatcttttttttaaaaaaaagtgaaTACTCATATCTGATATGCGTGTTCTGTGGGCATTTTGGGCTGACACTCCCGCCTATTTGTATTTTGGGCAATTGTCCCCAAATAGTGGGTATTTTAGTTTTtcacccatatatatatatattcaagaaattatttcatatataaacagagttattctagaagtcccaaaaataattcccaacaaaattcaaaaaaaatgaGGTGTTAATTTGTGTTTGGTTGATTGCTCGTCAATATAATGGACCCCAAATGTATTAATATGAGTTCCACCAATTAATACATGCCAATGTGTATTTTGGGAGTTATTTTGGGGGTTATTTTTTAACTACATCAATACTCATATAAATAGGTCATGGCTAGCATGTGCTTTTACGTTAATTATAAACAGGTCATGGCTCGCATGTGCACGGTCCTGacaatatttatatattgtaaACTCTATTTTGTAtgattttattaaaattttatataaataattaaatactaaataatgattatataattataatttcatgTTAGGTTTAAATAATGTATATATTATATGATTGATGTCAtgttattcataaataataatgcAAATGTTTGTTCTTGGTGAGTGAGATTCGAATATGAAAACTCatatatctttataaataatatatatgtttGTTGTTAACAGGATTCGAACTGAGAACTTACATGTATCctcataaataataatataaatatttattattgacgggattcgaacctgagaacttacaaatatctttataaataataatataaatgtttgttgttgacgaGATTCGAACCTAAGAACTTGTGGAgcatatttttttaatatttgaatcTAACGGCTGTGATTATCTGATGAAGAAGATCCGACGGTCTTGATGGAAAGGGATAACCAAAATAAAGGTTAATCAAACTACAAATTATAACCCATTCgagttattatagtatagtatagataatTGGCATTACGtcatatttaaaaaattatttaatacaACTATCATATAACATATAGTAATAATAacattattatcattattattattattattaaaaataataatataataataatattattattattgttaatgttattattattattattattattattattatttaagcCTTATATGCTGTATTGTTGTGCTTTAGAATCTACAGAACCAGTTGCACTTGAGCACAAAGAGAACAACACTGATTACAAACAGGAGAAAGTAGTCCTGTACTTTATTGTGTTGATAACTCACATAGTCCTCTTTAAAATTTTCTTGTCTACTGGTGCAGTCAAATTTATTCTACAGAAATTATCGAAAGAAAGAAAATGATTCTATCATCCATATATTGTAACTGCATAACTGAATGTTAGTACATTCAAGCAATGGCATCAGCATATGAAGCAAAGACCTTCTCCACATGGATGGTATCGCCCACTTTCAGTATCACCTCTCCAACTTCATGAAGGGAGTCCTTGCTGCACACCAAACCTTGTCCAAGGTAGACCTGAAAAATTCATTTTACAACTAGTTTCTGGAAAAAGAATCGATTCAAATAAAGGAAATGGGTTGGTTCTACACCTTTCCTTGATGTCTGGTATTTAGTTGCAAGATTTTATCAGAGCGAAACTTCATCAGTGTTTCATTAGGCTCTGTCCCTGGTATTCCATTCTCTTGGTTGACTAAGGGTACCTGAAAACTAAAATAAAGTCCACATTAGCTAAATGGAACTTTGCAGCAAGAATCTGTTATATGAGATGTTAGACATGTTACCAAACGTCGAAATAAAAATCTACCTTCAAACTTAATTTAGAAAAAGATGCTAAACTTAAAACTTGCATATGTTAATATTCTCTTGCCTATAGAAGGATACGTATGCTAATGAAAAATGTGCTTAAACAGCTTGTCCAATGGCCAGAGTCTTTAGGGTATATAGTTTAACCTTGCAGCGGGGGCATAACTGAATGCTTATGAAAGTTAGGTTGTTTATTTTGATCTCCTTCCACAAGTCCTCAGCAAATGGTTCACAGCCATCGATAAATAAACTGTAATATACAAGTGTGATTTATACTTTAGATTACAGCTTATATACGAGACATTAACCCAACCCCAAAATGATGAAACATCATTATTTTAAAAAAGGATTGAATAAGATGTGTACAACAAAGTTAAACCTTTGCCCCTGGGCAAAAAAAGTTAAAAATGACCTGGGTCGGAAACGATTTACGGATAATGGCTCCTCCAGCTGGTTATTAAGTGCATCTAAAGATCCCTGCATATGATACAAACCAACATCAAGCACAACTACATATTTTTTATACAAAGATGAACTAATTTTAATTGTTCAACGAACCTGGGAAAGCATCAGAAATTGATATTGGTCAGTAAACACAAGGTTGTATCCAGGAGTAGGCGCATAATCAGGCAGAGGCCTGGAGTCGGTCTCTGTATCAGCGAAAATTAATCAGTTCAGAAAATGAATGGATGGCGTATGGTTGCGTTTGGAATAATATTTAGTCTAGATGTCCGGTGTCGTTGTGTAGGTAATGAAGATTTTAATTCAGCTTGTATCTAATTATTTCACAACATATATTCCAATAAATTTTGAATTTGAGCTTTTAAACACTGTTATTGTCAAAGTTTGGGTAGCTATGTGAAGATGAAAAGACCAAAAACACTGTGACAAGACTCATTACAAGAGAAACTAGAGCTACTATACATACATACCACTTGTATTTCATTCATTAGGTTATAGTATGGGACTGGGGATCTAATTTCGAGCAGATAATATGTATTAAGCAAAGAAAACTTTGATCAATTGCTCCTCGGTACAGGACACAAAGAAATAGATAGTCAAACTTTTTGTGTGACAAATTTTTTTACTGAAACACACTAAAGATTGAATCAGTGCTACCTTTATTGAATCGAACTAGACGACTGGGCTTTCcaataaaattagaaaaccaatttgATGCCTCTGCTCCTTCATCCAAGACAGAACCTGTCCACTCCCACACTGTAACTCCATCAGATTTTTCACATGGTTTGCTTAATGATACCTTTAGCTCATCCATTCCAGGTGCCCTAATCACTATGGAGAAGATAAATCACCCTTTAGACAATAGCAAATTTCTAGTACTCAAACTACACATCAATTTCAGATGAACATTCAAGATTAAAGTTCAGATAACCAACTACTGTATAAAGTTATTAACTCTTAGGTCAGCACTCAGTGAATCCTGTTTTCTGCATAAGAATCAAGGCCAACAGGTAAAAAGATACGTAGTTATAGGCAGCTCCTGGTCTAGTAGCCATACAATTCAACCAGAAAGATCATGATAAAAGTTGAAAAAAAAACACAAACTGACTTTTTTCCAGAAAGTATCCTGGAATATAGTTTGCTTTGATTATGCTGAAAAGGTAGAAACAGAATTCAGGAACCAAGATTTAGCACTAATGTCTTATTTCTCCATACAATATATTTTTTCACTTCCATAAATTggtaaaatgaagaagttataaAACATACAAAATAGAATAAACATCCAATAATGAAGAGAATGTAGTTTCCATTTGACATTATTACATCAACTTTACCCAGATAAGAGCTCTTGGTCGGCTTCCAACCAACGGAGAATGCCTCACTTGGCAGCTCCACTTCCACTAAAGCAAGCCTAGGTTCTACTCTTTGAGTACATGCCCTGCCCTTTGAATTGATAACCATCCAGTGCCTATCCCACAGAAATCCTGTACGAGCAAAAATAGCCATGATTTCTTGCACATACTCTTTCTTTTTGCGACAAACATCAACGTTGTTTATCCTCTATATCTTTATGAGTAAACAGTGTAAGTGAAGATACACAAAATTACTAGAACATAGAGACATAGAGCTACTGGACAGAAGGCTATATAAATCCAATTAAGTGATTAAACTCAAATTAGCGCAGATGAATACATTATTCTGTTATGCTAATCATCATATCACAGTATAGCAAATTCCACCAGGTTATGTATGCAGCTTTCCAATTTATATTTATTGAAAGGTTCAGTAGCATATTGGTGTAGATATCACAGGCTCCAAATTCTAAGGTGCACAATTAAAATGAATTTCATTGAACTATCTTGAATTCTTTGATTCAATCCCCAAAGGTCAGATTCATGAAAAATCTCGAAGCACAGAAAGAAAAATCCAAATTTTGTATTCTGATCATGCTCCCCAAACTAAACTTTATTTAATGTAATTCTAGTTATTTTTCACTTAAATTTATTAAAAGGAAAAGGAAAAACATCCCCAGCCATACATAAAATCAAGAAACTTTTACTGAATCAGTGATAGAAAAATTTTAGTCAACACCCAAACTTGTTAACTTGTATTCAATAATCAAATCAACAATAATAAAATTACTCAAAGAATTCTTCAAGAAAACAGGAAAAGAGGAGATTGGTACCAGTGGGGACAATGGGTGCTTGAGAAACAGAAATCCCACGGCAGGACTTGATGGGGTATATAAAGATTGACTCTATTCTTGCTGCTGCCATCTTTGTATCTGTAGCACTATATTAAGTTTCAGTTGAAGTACAAGatttgtaagaaaaagagagttcAGTTTTGTTTTAGTTCATGTGAGATGCTAAGTAAAGATGGACAAATGTACCAGCTCTGTTTTGTCATATTTGCATCAGGTTCAGTAAGCTCACACTATCTCACAAATGTTTTTTAGTAAGTTGTTAGGTACATAACGTGTTAGACATTCTCAACTTCATAAAATAAGATCGGGCCAGTGAAAAAagatttatttttctaaatttttgtTCATTTTTTTTACTTGCTTTTTAAATTCCTTTACAAGTTGGTCCAGCTTCTTCTCGAATTTTATAGAACTCAGTAATATGTAATAAGCATAAAATATAAACTATATCAAatatgtatttttatttattaatgcTTACTGACTTGTAGAATATGTACATGTAAAATAAAATAGTTCTTCGGTCCCTCTCATTTGTTTACACTTGGGATGTGTTTTCCAAttatttacatttcaaaatttttcataaataataaagtttatatatttatttttttaaagaaacagtttttataatttttaaaataactataTCCACTATTTCTCTTTATACTATActcactttatacatataatattaatcagTTTCACTACTTTATTCACTTTTTTAACTTTTTcacattattttattatttttattaaattatttggTAACCCGTGCCAAGCATGGGcccgaaattaaaaataatagtatcaCATTATTAATTGCATAAAACTAAAATTCATAATTCGTGCAAAATACAAATTTAAGTATAATATATAAAATGTtgttaaaatatgtagttaaaatAGTCGAAGTTAAGTGTAACTCTAAAATTTTAACGTATATTTCTACTTATGCATGCacctaattatttatttatataaagcTGACATTTTAACTTACAAATAcaattattttaaagtaaaccgATTCTTGGATGTTCAGTAACAAATAAAAATTTAAAGGGAAATAAAATTTACTCTCTAA
This window contains:
- the LOC141673115 gene encoding uncharacterized protein LOC141673115; this translates as MAAARIESIFIYPIKSCRGISVSQAPIVPTGFLWDRHWMVINSKGRACTQRVEPRLALVEVELPSEAFSVGWKPTKSSYLVIRAPGMDELKVSLSKPCEKSDGVTVWEWTGSVLDEGAEASNWFSNFIGKPSRLVRFNKETDSRPLPDYAPTPGYNLVFTDQYQFLMLSQGSLDALNNQLEEPLSVNRFRPSLFIDGCEPFAEDLWKEIKINNLTFISIQLCPRCKVPLVNQENGIPGTEPNETLMKFRSDKILQLNTRHQGKVYLGQGLVCSKDSLHEVGEVILKVGDTIHVEKVFASYADAIA